Part of the Limihaloglobus sulfuriphilus genome is shown below.
ACAGCCGCACCGTATGGAAGTGCTCAAGGATTTCTATAAACGGGCCAAACCTTTTGGTTACTGGAAGCCTGTAAGCGATGAACTGCTGAGAGAGGGTTATACCTGGCGGCAGCCGCGGGGTCTGATTGCGGGCGGTTTATTTGTCGCTGTTGTTGGAGTGGTCTGGACATCATTTTTGATAATGGGGCTCTCTAAGCTATATGTAGGCCAGTACTTAATTGCCGCAGTTATGTTTATTGTCATGGCGGCGCTTGCGTACTGGTTTAAAAGGCTTTTCTCCTGGCATATGCGCCGGCTTGAGATGTAAGCATCCTTTGATTATTACACCGCCGGCTATTGCGGTAAAAAAAGCGGCAGGGTGTAATGCCCTGCCGCTTAAAAGCTCTTTAACTTTTTTTTAAAGGGTAATTTAGAAGTAGTATCCAATATTTACATTGAATCGCGTTGACCAGCCCTTTTTGCCGCCGTTGCTGAGGCCGTTGTTCCATGGCCCGCCGAGCCACGGGTTGTTCTTGCCCGAAGCTACATCTACGTAAACAAAGAACTTATTAACAGCAAAAGAACATCCGACAACGTTTTGTAAAGTATCACTGAAATCGGATTTGCTCTTAGTCATGATGCTGAAATCATTGTACAGCGTCATGGACTTTACCGGTCCTAAATTAACCGGGAAAGTATAACTTACGCCGGCACTGTAAATCGCCGCTTCTGCCGCGATCTGGTATGGGTAATCATAGGCACCGACCAGCACGTAGTCTTTGTCGTCCAGTACGGGGTCGCCGTCAACGTCATACTTATAGTACAGTGCTTCGAGCATGGTGTTCCAGCGTCCGTAATTGCCGTTGAGATGCACTGCCGCGGCGTAGTGCGTGCCGTGGTCATCGGTATTGTCGTTGTGCACTCCTCCTGCCTGAAGAGAGCCGCCCAGCTCAGTGCTGCAGTCTTCGCTGTGCTGCCAGGTGTGTGTCAAACGCAGGTTGCCCTGGTTCTGCTCTTCATTGCCGGCACCGTTTTCTTTTACCAGGTCATAAGAATATCGCGCCGAGTCTTCGCTGTCTCCGTTCCAGCTGCCTTCGTCTGAGACGTAATAGGCCGCCTGAAAATTCCAGCCGTCTTTCCAGGTTTCATACTTGGCACCGAGATCATAATCATCTTCCAGTCCTACGTAGTAGGGCAGCTGGAAAAACCAGTTATGAGATGCGTAGGGCAGAATGCCAAAGGGCACTCTGTGAACACCGAGTTTGATGTTCCAGTATTCTTCCTGCCAGCCGAGCCAGCCGTGATGAAGCATGTTGTAGTCATGCCCGTCACTGAATTTGTCCCGGTAGAAACGGTATTCAAAAGAACCTATGACGTTCTCGTCTTCGAGGTCAAGATTTATTCTCGCCGTATCGAAGGCAAACTCACCCAGGTCTTTATAGGTTTCATCCCAGTCTTTGTACACGTAGTTGAGCCTGAAAGCTCCCCCGACTCTCAACGGGCCTACATAAAGGCCGTCTTTTTCCTGGGAATCATCGCCGTTAGCTGCAAATACAGCCGTAAAAAGACATAGTAGAACTGCAAGTTTCAATTTGCTGTTAAGCACAAATAGTCTCCTTTGTTTTCAATAATAGTACTCATTTTATTATACGTTGTTTATCAAAGTGTTTATTTCGGCATAAAACTGTCAACTAAAGCCTTGTTGTCGGCTATCCACTGTTTTGCGACAGCGGCTTCGTTGCCCTTTGCTTCAGACATCTTGAGAAGAAGATCACTCATCTGAGAGTCATCAAGCGTGAAGTTAGCCAGCAATTCCGCTGCAAACGGGTCGTCCGTTTCGAGTCCCTGTCTGGCCCAGGTTTCAATTGTTTCTGTTTCACCGTAGGTGCCTTTTGGGTCTTCAAGGTATTTCAGTTCCCAGCGGGCAAACTTGAAGTGCGGCGACCAGCCGGTTACCACGATCCAGTTGTTTTCGCCGATAGCTTTTTGAAGTTCGCTGAGCATAGCAACACCGGAAGAGGGCATCAGCTCAAGTTTCAGGCCGTAACTCTCGGTAGCTTCCTGTGTTTTCTTCATGATGCCGGCACCGCTGTCGATACCTACGATCCTGCCGTTGAATTTTTCAGCGTTGTCGTTAAGCTCGGTTATCGAGTCGATCGTAACATACTGAGGCACAACCAGCCCGATGCGGGCACTGTCATAGTTGGTTCCCAGCTTGACTATCTTCTCGCCGAATTTCTTTACTTTTTCGCCATGCGTAACGGGCATCCATGTGTCCATAAACGCGTCCACGTCGCCGCGTGCCATCGATGCGAAAATCAGGTCAACGGCGGCTTTCTGAACAGTTACGCTGTAGCCGCTGCTCTCGAGCATATCTTTCATGACATACGTCATTGCAGGGCCCTCTGCCCAGCCCTCGACATAGGCGAGTGTGATTTCTTTAGTTTCCTCGGCTGTTTCAGTCTTACAGCCTGCAAATACTGCCATCAAGGCCGCAATTACAATAACTAAACTTTTCAATTTCATTTTTTACCTTTCTTTGTTTAACAATTATTAAATTTATTCATGTTCCTGTTTGCCGAAGGCCTGGGTGATTCTGTCCAGGATAATGGCAAGAATCACAACGGAGAGGCCGCTTTCAAAGCCCAGCCCGATATTGAGATTGTTGATGCCCTCGAGCACCTTCTCACCCAATCCGCCGGCGGCAATCATTCCCGCGATTACCACCATGGAAAGCGCCATCATGATCGTCTGGTTTACTCCGGTAAGTATGGTCTTCAGCGCCAGGGGCAGCTCAACCTTAAATAGAAGCTGCGTGCCTGTCGCTCCAAAAGCCCGTGCCGCCTCAACCACATCGGAGGGAACCTGTTTTATTCCCAGCGATGTAAGCCGCACTGCCGGCGGCATAGCGAAGATGATCGTGGCAAAAGCGCCTGGCAGCTTGCCGATGCTGAAGAACAGCACTGCCGGGATCAGGTACACAAACGCCGGCATTGTCTGCATGAAGTCCAGAATCGGGCGGATTATCTTCTCCGCCAGCAGGCTCTTTGACATCAATATCCCAAGCGGTATAGCAATAACCAGAGCGACAAATGTCGATGTGACTATCAGAGCCAGCGTTTCCATCGTCTCCACCCAGAAGCCCAGCAGGTAAATAAATACCAGGCCTATTACAGTGAAAACCGCCATGCCTTTGCCGACCTTGAAGAAGGCTAGCAGAGCGAGCAAGAAGATGAGGACGTAGAACGGTGTAAACATCAACACGCTCTCCGCACCTTCGATCAGGCCGTTGCCTATCATTCGTATAAAGTCAAAGAATCCGCCAAAGTTTTCTGTCAGCCAGTTTACAGCTGATTCTACGTATTTGCCTATATCTATTATTTTTTCCATTTTATTGCTCGTTTAAGTTTTCTTTGAGTTCTTCTATTTGTTCACGATCGAAACTGGTTGCCTCTACGATCAGTGAAATCTGCGTTACAATGCCTTTGAGTTTGCCGCTTTGCTCGTCCGTAACCGCCACGGGCGCCTCTGTGCCGGTTATCAGCGGCAGCATCTGCTCAACCGTAGCATCCGGATTTACCATCGGACCCTGTGTCTGGATAAACTCTTTTATGCTGTGTTTCTTTTCTTTGTGTGCCCCTACCAGGTCTTTGAGCCAGACAAAACCTTTGAATATGTGGTCATTGTCAACAACGGGCAGTACCTCTACGGAAACTTTTCTCATTTTCCTTATGGCAACCTCTACACCGTCTCTTTCATATTGAGCGACCTGGGGCTTTTCAAACATCAGGGTGTTTGCAGTGATGATGGATTTTCTGTCAACGTTGCTTACAAATGCCTGGACGTATTCGCTGGCCGGCTCTGTAAGGATATCCTCGGCAGTTCCGATCTGCTCAATAAAGCCGTCTTTCATGATGGCTATACGGTCGCCGAGTTTTATGGCTTCATCAAGGTCATGCGTGATGAAAACCACGGTTTTTTTGAGCTTGTTCTGCAGCTCCAGGAGCTGATCCTGCATATCCGCACGGATCAGCGGGTCCAGGGCTGAGAACGCCTCGTCCATAAGCAGCACTTCAGGGTTATTTGCCAGCGCCCTGGCCAGGCCTACTCTCTGCTGCATACCGCCGGAGAGCTGAGAAGGGTACTGGTTTTGAAACCCTTCAAGACCGACAGTGTTTATCGAGTCCTGTGCGATCTCAAGGCGTTTTGCGCCGCTCTCGCCGCGTATCTCAAGCCCGAAAGCCACATTGTCTATGATTGTTTTGTGCGGCAGCAGACCGAATTTCTGAAAAACCATACTCATTTCGGTTCTTCTGGTTTCCAGCAGCTCTTTGTCTGATTCTTTTGTAATGTTTCTGCCGTTTACTATTACATCGCCGGCGGTAGGCTCTATGAGCCTGTTTAAACACCGAAGCAGTGTTGACTTACCGCTGCCCGAGAGTCCCATTACAACAAATACCTCACCTGTCTTGATGTCAAAACTGGCCTTGTTGACACCAACTGTACAGCCGGTTTTCTCAAGTATTTCATTTTTTGAAACACCCTGGTCAAGCATTTTCAGCGCTTCGGCGCGTTTCTTGCCGAAGATTACAGTAATGTCTTTGAGTTGTATTTTAATGTTATCTTTCATAGCATTCTCTAAAAATCTTTCCAAAAAAAAAGCACTCTAACTCTTTAAGCCGGGTAAATTCCAGCTATAGAGTTAGAGTGCTTAAGCTTAATTTCGTTACTTTTACGAAAGTTGGCATTTAACCACCTCAATTAGTCGTGATTAAGTTCCGGGCCATCAGCAATTTCATGCTGACCCTGGAACAAGCCCCAGTTCTATATTAAAATACATTTTTCACAAAAGGTTTCGGTTACCTTAGCGCTTACAAAGAAAGTTGATGATTGTACCTTTTC
Proteins encoded:
- a CDS encoding glycine betaine ABC transporter substrate-binding protein, with the translated sequence MKLKSLVIVIAALMAVFAGCKTETAEETKEITLAYVEGWAEGPAMTYVMKDMLESSGYSVTVQKAAVDLIFASMARGDVDAFMDTWMPVTHGEKVKKFGEKIVKLGTNYDSARIGLVVPQYVTIDSITELNDNAEKFNGRIVGIDSGAGIMKKTQEATESYGLKLELMPSSGVAMLSELQKAIGENNWIVVTGWSPHFKFARWELKYLEDPKGTYGETETIETWARQGLETDDPFAAELLANFTLDDSQMSDLLLKMSEAKGNEAAVAKQWIADNKALVDSFMPK
- a CDS encoding ABC transporter permease translates to MIDIGKYVESAVNWLTENFGGFFDFIRMIGNGLIEGAESVLMFTPFYVLIFLLALLAFFKVGKGMAVFTVIGLVFIYLLGFWVETMETLALIVTSTFVALVIAIPLGILMSKSLLAEKIIRPILDFMQTMPAFVYLIPAVLFFSIGKLPGAFATIIFAMPPAVRLTSLGIKQVPSDVVEAARAFGATGTQLLFKVELPLALKTILTGVNQTIMMALSMVVIAGMIAAGGLGEKVLEGINNLNIGLGFESGLSVVILAIILDRITQAFGKQEHE
- a CDS encoding quaternary amine ABC transporter ATP-binding protein, with the protein product MKDNIKIQLKDITVIFGKKRAEALKMLDQGVSKNEILEKTGCTVGVNKASFDIKTGEVFVVMGLSGSGKSTLLRCLNRLIEPTAGDVIVNGRNITKESDKELLETRRTEMSMVFQKFGLLPHKTIIDNVAFGLEIRGESGAKRLEIAQDSINTVGLEGFQNQYPSQLSGGMQQRVGLARALANNPEVLLMDEAFSALDPLIRADMQDQLLELQNKLKKTVVFITHDLDEAIKLGDRIAIMKDGFIEQIGTAEDILTEPASEYVQAFVSNVDRKSIITANTLMFEKPQVAQYERDGVEVAIRKMRKVSVEVLPVVDNDHIFKGFVWLKDLVGAHKEKKHSIKEFIQTQGPMVNPDATVEQMLPLITGTEAPVAVTDEQSGKLKGIVTQISLIVEATSFDREQIEELKENLNEQ